The Rhizobium favelukesii DNA segment TGCGGTCGAGCTTTCGATCATGAAGGTCGAGGTGTTTCTTGGCGTGTTCATCGGAGCCGTCACCTTTACCGGATCGGTAGTTGCGTTTGGAAAGCTGGCTGGCAAAGTCGATGGCAAGGCCAAAAAGTTGCCCAGCGGCCATTTCCTCAATGCTGGCGCTGCAATTCTTTCGCTTATCCTTCTCCTGGTCTACGTGAACCAAGGCGGCATTTGGCCCCTCGGCGTGATGACCCTTCTCGCCTTCTTCATCGGCTACCATCTCATCATGGGGATCGGCGGCGCGGACATGCCCGTTGTCGTATCCATGCTCAATAGCTACTCGGGCTGGGCTGCAGCGGCGATCGGGTTCACGCTCGGCAACGATCTGCTCATCGTGACCGGTGCGTTGGTAGGCTCGTCCGGCGCGATCCTGTCCTACATAATGTGCAAGGCGATGAACCGCTCCTTCGTTTCCGTCATTCTCGGAGGCTTCGGAGCCGTGAAGGGGCCGGCAATGGAAATCATCGGCGAACAGATTGCCATCGACGCGGAAGGCGTCGCGTCAGCCCTGAACGATGCAGAAACCGTGGTCATCGTCCCGGGTTACGGAATGGCCGTAGCTCAGGCTCAGCAGGCTGTCTCGGAATTGACTCGAAAGCTACGAGCTGCCGGCAAGACCGTCCGTTTCGCGATCCATCCTGTCGCAGGACGTCTGCCCGGCCATATGAACGTCCTGCTGGCCGAGGCCAAGGTACCGTATGACATCG contains these protein-coding regions:
- a CDS encoding NAD(P)(+) transhydrogenase (Re/Si-specific) subunit beta — translated: MTIGVVSAAYIAAAVLFILSLGGLSGQESAKRAVWYGIVGMALAAVTTILGPGVGNWLVIGGMIAGGAVLGYFLASRVQMTEMPQLVAALHSFVGLAAVFIGFNAHLEAARISVMDESLRTMLDGFAGILAHKTAVELSIMKVEVFLGVFIGAVTFTGSVVAFGKLAGKVDGKAKKLPSGHFLNAGAAILSLILLLVYVNQGGIWPLGVMTLLAFFIGYHLIMGIGGADMPVVVSMLNSYSGWAAAAIGFTLGNDLLIVTGALVGSSGAILSYIMCKAMNRSFVSVILGGFGAVKGPAMEIIGEQIAIDAEGVASALNDAETVVIVPGYGMAVAQAQQAVSELTRKLRAAGKTVRFAIHPVAGRLPGHMNVLLAEAKVPYDIVLEMDEINEDFATTDVVIVIGSNDIVNPAALEDPNSPIAGMPVLEVWKAKHVFVSKRGQGTGYSGIENPLFFKDNTRMFYGDAKKSIDGLIPLMA